TTCTTGCTCACTAATGGGAATTACGACTTCTTGCAAAGATTTTCCCGATACCGAAAGAATCACTTCTAAGCGATCTGGCAACACAATAGGATAGATGACAGCTGCGGTGGAATCAATACTATCAATTTGTACTGCCACATTTGCTGCTTCAGAACAGGGGTCTTGAAAAAAGTTATCTAGTTCTGCTAATTGCAAAGACTCTATCACCTGGCGAGCTAACTCTAAACGTTTTTGAGTTTTTTTTGTGTTTGATTTTTCCTGTGTAATGATGGGATTTGGCACTATTAGGGAATTTAATTCATCATCACTCAAATTTGATTTCAGCAACAAATCTGCTAATTCTAAATAGACAGGTTTAACTTCTTGGAGAAAGTCAAACTGGACATCTTGATTGTTGGCGTTTAAATCACTGCGTAGGGATTGGAGAGTGTTGAAGGCGGCGGTGTAAGCTGCGATCGCGCCTTTAAAATCTCCCTGTTTTCGCTGTAATTTTCCTAACTGTGATTGCCAAAGATAAGTAATTTCTCTAGCATCACCATTGATATTTTCTTCCTGTGCTAACATCAATGCTTGCTGAGTTAGTTTAGTTGCCTGAGCGAATTGCCCCTGCTTGAGGTAAACTTTACCCAGGTAGCCTAGAGCATAGGTTTCGGCTCGTTTATCCTGTAGGGTACGCGCCTGTTGCAATGCATTCTCTAATAAAGGTTCAACCTTGTTTATTTGGTCGCTTTGGATCAAAGATTCAGCAAAGTTAATCTGTGCATAAATTGCAACACGACTGGGAGTCAGAGTAGCTAAGTTGGGTGCAATTTGATTTTGCAATGCTTGTGCATCTTGGTTCAACTGCAACTCTAGCCCAGAGACAAAATCTTTTGCCCGTTGGATTAATTGAGATTCAGAAAATCTCGACCAAGAAGCAATCCGGCGATTGGTTTGGTCACGCCACCATCTTTGCATTTCTAGTAATAGCTGGAAGTGATTGAGTTGCGCTTGAATTTTGGGAATTGGTGGCGCTGATGCTACCTTTGTGGCTTGGATATAGTAGTTAAAAGCTTGTTGATAGGGTGCTAGAGCATCCTTGACAGATTGGCGATCAATAATTTCCGTGACCATATCATAGTCCCAGCGATCGCGGATTTGGCTACCTAAGGCGCGTTCGGTATTGCCTAAACTCAGTAGCACAGCACTTTTTTGTGACGATTCGGAAATTGATGACAGACTTAACTGCAAGATTTCTTGAGACTTTGCCAATAACCCTTGTCTGCGTAGGACATCACCGAGGCTATGCAAGCCAATAGCTTGAGTCAGAGTCAGAGAATCACGCTGTTGAGCAAGGGTTTTGTGGAGTTGCTCGATTTGGGTTTGACTACAGTCGGGATTTTTGATAGCAAAAGCTTGCAGTAAGGTCTTGCAAGCTTTGGAATAAAGTCCTAAATCTTGCAAAGCCTGGGATTTATTGATTAGGCTCTTGCTCATCCCCTCGCGATCGCCCATTTTTTGATAAGCTTGTGCTGCTGCTTGCCATAACTTTGCTGCTGCTTCTAAGTCTCCAGCATTGTAGTGTTGTTGACCTTCCCTTGCTAGGGACTGGGGACTTGGGGACTGGGGATTGGGAGAATTTGACCAAGCCGGGATAGTGAGACTAGATAACAGTCCCAATAAAGCTGAAAAAATGAAGATTAATAAACGACGGTACTTTTTATAAATCATTGTTGTCAGTTGTCAGTTGTCAGTGGTCAGTTGTCAGTTGTCAGTGGTCAGTTGTCAGTTGTCAGTGGTCAGTGGTCAGTTGTCAGTGGTCAGTGGTCAGTGGTCAGTTGTCAGTGGTCAGTGGTCAGTTGTCAGTGGTCAGTTGTCAGTGGTCAGTGGCCAGTTGTCAGTGCTGATTCTCCCCATCCCCCCCTGCTCCCCTGCTCCCCTGCTCCCCTGCTCCCCTGCTCCCCTGCTCCCCTGCTCCCCTGCTCCCCTGCTCCCCTGTTCCCCTCAAAACGCTTTATACTCCAATTGAAAATACACGCCATTTTCTTGCCATGTGCGCTTGTTCGTATCAATATCCACTAAAGGAATACCCCAATCTAGCCGTGCTGTGAATGTATCCCCCATTTGCCAAAGTAAAGCTAATCCTGAGCCTACCAATGTATTGGATTGGGAATTTTCTCTACCTGTGTTCCAGACAGTACCAACATCGATAAACGGTGCAACCTGCAAAGTTCCTTGCACTTCTCTGAAACGGAGGATGGGTAATCGCAATTCTGCGGAAGCGAAAATCCCATTATCAGCAAGTAAGGTATCTTGGCGATAACCCCGTACTGTTCCTTGACCTCCCAAACTAAACTGTTCGATGGAAAGCAGAGAGTTAGTTGCTAATTGCACATTAGAACGCAACAATAATGTCGGGGCAATCACACCTTGTTCTTTTGTCTGACCGAGGAGGCGCAAATAGATCAGTTGTCCCCGCCACAGAAAATATCGGCTATCTGGTTCGTTGTTATTAATTGTGGCATCAAAAGCTCCAATCCCCAGATTCAACTCGGAACGAGCAGCTAAAACTTCTTGACGACTCCGTTGTAGCCATTCTTGAGCAAAACTCAACTCAGATATGCGAGTCTCTCCTTGATTATCAGCACCAGGAAACAGAGGAAAATCCACGCCTCGAATGGAAGAATTACTTAAGCGCCTAGCCGCCGTTAAACTCAGGGTTAGTTCTTCGCTGATTTCTGGGGTGGCTCTTTGTAAAACTGGCTGACGAAAGGATAATTGAAACTCACGAGAATTTACCCCGATATCTAAATCATTAAAAGGAGGTTCAATAATTTTGTTGTTGACGACACGAAAGTTAAAACCAATACTGCCATTACGAGGATTTACTGGCAAGGTATAGCCACCCTCAAAGCTATTACTACCATCGGTATTTTTGTAGGCAAAACTCAACTTATCGCCAAGTCCGAGGAGGCTAGCTTCTGATAATGTGATGCCGCGCTCAAAACTACCGACACTGGGGTTACGGTTATTATTAATATTGAGTTGGGTATTGAAAGTTTCTGCTGCCTTAACCGTCACAGTTAAGGAATTGACACCTGGTCTAGTGCCGGCGGTGAGTTCAGCATCTAAACTTGCAATCAGGGGATTAAGTTGCAGCAGTTGCAAAGCTTCTTGTAGACGGTTAATATTCAATGGTTTGGTAGTGGCGATCGCAATGCGACTGCGGACATAATTTGCATTCAACCGTCCTTCAATCACGTTGACTTGAATATCTTCCAACCTGCCTTCTACTACTTGAATTTTAATGATGTCTGAGCGGAACTCTTGAGTGGGGATGTAGGCACCAGAAGTAATGTACCCTTTTCGCACGTACAGTTCAGTGATTTGATTGGCGGCTTTGAGTAGTTGAGAAAAAGTAATGGGTTTGCCTGTAAAATCTGCGATCGCAGAGTTTAACTCTTGTTGGCTGAATGCAGTATTGCCGACAAACTCAAACTTTTGCACCGTGATACTCCCTGGAATGTCCAAAACTTCTTCCGGGGTTGGTGGTGCTGTTAGCGGTATGGGTATGGGTGCAGTTGTCGCAGGTAAGGGAGTAGGTAGAGGTTGTTCTGGGGTGACAGGATCAATCAACTGACCCCAAGCAGAGTTTGTGTTACATAGCAGATGCAGCAGCATGAGAGTAAAACAACGAGATAAAAAAAATCTCTGTCCCCAAACACTCCACCTCCCCCCTAAAATCTCCTTAATAGCAGTTTTTAGACTCCACTCTTGCATTCTCCTCTGCGCCTCCCTTCGGGTTCACCAGTCGCCTGCGGAGGGAAACCCTCCCGCAGCGCTGGTTCACTGCGACTCTGCGTGCCATAAAAAAATCTAGTTCATCCCACCCCATCCCCAACTCTATCTAATTCCCATGACAATTAGATGAACCTAACCCAGAATTATAAGGAGTAGGATTAGCTGTTTGGCTAGCCAGAACCACCACACCTTGAGCATTCACATACCAACCGCGTGCCGCAGGTGGCAATTGAAAGCTATTCTGCACCTCTTTTGCAGCAGTGGGAACACCAGCATCAAAACCAATCAGAGCTACACTACTTAGCTGTTCGCTCGGTCGAGGTGGCAACCCTCCACGTCCGGTGATGGTAAATTCACTGCGATCCTCTGTTGTTGTTGCTCGACAAGCTTGAGCCACCACTTGTTCAGGTTTCGCTACCTCTTGGGGTAAATCGACAATTTCAAAGTTATTTTCTGCCTCTGGTGTAACGATGCTGATTTGTCCGGCGATTCCCAGTTGGGAACTAGCAGTAATCTGACAAGTCGGACACACAAAAAATCCTCTGGTGTTGATACTGATATTTCCTCCCCTTCCCTGGACAGCATCGGCGGTAATCTTACTGCCTTCCAGCAACGCTACAAAGTTGGCGGGACTAAAGCCAGTAATATTGATATTACCGCCGTTACCACTGCCCCCAGCGGTGGCAGATATCTGACTGTTATGGCGCATAAGTAAGGAATTTGTTTGTAGGAAGATGTTCCCACCTTCACCAGATGTGGTAGCAGCGGATATGATTCCTTGATTATCTAACAGAATTGAGTTAGCTACGACTCGCAGATTCCCAGCATTTCCCGGGCCTAAACTTTCTACGTCAATTCTTGCCCCATCCCGAATAATCAATTTGTCTGTAAAAATGTTGATGTCGCCAGAAGCACCCGTTGCTTCCAGTTCTGGGAAGTTAGTACGTCCAGCAGCAGCCGATAAGCCACCTAGAGTTAAGTTCCCAATTGAGATACCACTTAGTTCTACTGACTCGGAAGCGTTGACGGTTAAGGTTCCTCCTTCACCAGCATTTAAAGTCGCTGTTGATGCATCTGCCCCATCGCGGAGAATCAGCTTCTTTGTGGAAACTGTCAAGTTCCCTGAGCGAGATGGGCTATAACCTGTGCTACCCAAACCACTGGGGAACCTGGTATCGGGTTCAACGCCAGCTATTTCTACAGACTCGCGGGCATTGAGGACTACGTTTCCCCCTGGCCCCCCAAGGGGGATAACGCCAGTCGGTAGGGAAGCTCCTGTATTGCTGGCAATTACCGCTCCTTGGGCGGTTACTTTGCCTGTGTTAATTGTGATGTCGCCGCCCTTGCCCGTACCGAAGGTAGTATTGGTGTAGATGCCAGTTAAAAGAGCGGCTCCGGGTGGGGTTCTTTGTAATTGTATTGTGTCGGCAGCATTAATTTCGACATTTCCGCCCGCACCATCACCCAAGGTAGCACTGATAATTATGCCGCCATCTTGCAAAGCCAATTGCTGGGTATCAATTGCGATATTGCCACCTGAACCAGTACTGCCCCGAATAGTGCCTGCCAGAATGCCAGAGCCGTTAACTTGTAATAAATCGGAGGTATTAATGTTAACATTTCCTCCTACTCCCTCAGTAAATGTCGCGTTAAATATGATTGCGCCGTTGTTCATGAGTAGGGAGGGAGTCTCAAGATTGAGATTACCTGAAGTACCCGCACCTACAGTGCCAACGAATATACCTGTTCCTCGGTCAGTGGGTTTGACTATTCCCAACAGCGCTCCTACTACAAAAGTCTGTTGAAACTCTTCATATCCAGTTCCTGATATTTCTACTGAGTTGGCAGCTTTGATATCTATATTGCCTCCCGAACCATCACCAAAAGTTGCCGCAGATAAAAATGAGCGATCGCTAATCGTCAATTTACCTGTTCCAATGGTCAAGTTTCCAGCGGCTCCCACGCCAAAATTATCGCTGGATATCTGGCTGTTACCGGACAACTGTAAGGAATTCTCGACTTGCAAATCAATGTTGCCACCTTTACCCCCTCTAGTAAACGCTGTGATCCCCCCTTGCTTGTCCAGAAAAATAGAACCAGCATTCACCCGCAGCGTTCCTGCATCCCCGGTGCCATCATTCCTAGCTGTAATTTGTGCCCCATCTGTAACAGTTAATTGCCCAGTGTTAATTGTCACATCTCCAGAGGCTCCACTAGGTACAGGAGGCAGTCTTAATAACTGTTGCAAGGTCGGATCAACTATGTTGGCGGAGGAGATAATCAAACTAGGATTGACAGAGCCAGGGACTTTACCACTTACTTCTACGGCTTCTTGGGCGTTAATGGTGACGCTACCGGCAGCACCACTTGCTAAGGTGGAAGCATCAACTCTGCCGCCATCTTTAATCACCAAACGTTGAGTATTGATGGTGACGCTGCCAGCTTTGCCTGGGCCACCAGTGCCAGCCGTTATTTGGCTGGGGGTGAAAACCCCTGGTGTCACGCCGATCAGTTCTACCAACTTTGAGGCATTCACAGTTAAATTCCCACCTGAACCAGTACCAGCAGTCACAGATGAAATATTACCTCCCAAGAGCGCTGTTAACTGCTGGGTTGACACAGTGAGAGTTCCCGCATCACCTGCACCAAAGGTTGCCGCTGTGATGTTACTGAATCGGCTGGGGTTAAATGGTGAATATCCCAACACTTGCAAAGAATCAGCAGCTTTGATATCAATATTGCCACCAGGAGCAGCCGTGTAAGTAGCTGTAGATATGGTTGCCCCATCCTGAACCACTAAGCGGGGGGTGGTAACGCTAATATCTCCGCTTTTGCCACCGCCGATGGTTTCTGTAAATAAGTTGCTGGAAATTTGCCCGTCTGCTGTGGTTCCCACTAAAAACAAGGACTCGGAGGCATTGGCGTTAATGCTGCCTGCTGATTGCGCTCCTTGGGTTTGAATTAACACGACTGAACCATCGGTGATGGAGATGTTTCGCCCCTGCAACTGAATTGAGCCACTACCAGGGCCACTGGTATCTATTAATGCTTTTTGAGATAGGGCGATATCCTGAAAGTTTGTCACGCCCTCATAATTTAAATTCCACCCTTGACCATTAGCATTGAGACTGACTAAACCTCCTGCCACACTACCTAAATCAATGCGTCCGCCCTCAGCTTTTAGGGTTCCTCCTTCTGAGATAATCCCTCCTCCTACCAAGGCTAGGGTATTACCTGGTTTCACTTCCAGTCCGGTGGTGTTTCCTCTGGTGAAGGGTGAGAATATGGGACTCTCCAAACTGATGTTGTGTCCTTGACCTTGGAGGCGAATCGCTTGGGGATTCTGCCCAAATTGCAAGCCAATTGGCGCACTAATTGTTAATATAGGGGAAACTGAACTGTCAGTGGCGCTAAATTCTACACCATCAGCAAATTTAAGGCTATTTGCCGTACTCGCCAAAAACGAGCCGCCAATATTAAGTTGAGCATTGGCACCAAAGTTAATGCCGCTGGGATTGATCAGAATGAAATTCGCACCGTAGTTATTTCTAATTAAGCCATCAATATTGGAAATTGACCCACCTGTCACTCGATTGATAATGTTAGTAATGTTGCTGCTGTTGTTGAAAAAAGCCTCGCCATTGGTGGGAACAGAAAATTCTCGAAAGCTATGGAAAAGGTTGTTACCAACTTGTGCCCCTCCAGTAATTTCAAAGTTGTTGCCAGATTGATTCACATTGCTAGGAAGGGTATTGTCTGGAGAAATTTGTGCCCGGGCTGGGGGGCTAGCTATTAGATAGCAGATAGTCGCAGTTATAGTAATTAAAATTTGGCCAGGGACTTGTTTCATTAGGAATCGGGAACAATTAATCCCACTGGAAAATTACTTAAGTATTTTTTAGTTTAATATAAGTAAATTCAACTAAAAATAATAATAAGATTGAGTCTGTATTCCAGCCTCGATTTTGGTCAAGAAAAGGAGTTAAGTAATATGAAGAAGTGGCAGTCTTGGGTAAATATGGGGACAATGCCAATATTAACTCTGGGTGCTGTAGCTGCACTCTCTATGCCCAGCAGAGCTAGCAACGTACAAGTCACCTGCAAGAATAACGCCAGTACTCCAACGGTAATTCTGACTTTGGTCAAAGATGGAATTGCCAAAGATTACCCGATTTTGAACTTTATCCCGGAATATTTCTCAGCGACCGATGCTGTGCAGAACTGTCAGAATGCAGCTAAAAGTTTGCAAGCTGCCTATGATACGGGTAGTTCTAAATATTTGACGACTGACAAGCTTGGGGATCAACCTGTTGTCTGTGCGATCGCCCGCAGGGGTATCGGTTGCAATCATTACAGCGCTCAGGTTTTATTCAGTTTTAAGTCAACTGATAACCCCTCCCAAGCTTTATACGAAATGTTGGGTAGCGATTTTAAGCAAGCCCAACCTCATGATGTGCGGACTATTAGCCGTACTTATACGGATACCAAACCTTCTTGGTGGCCCT
Above is a window of Nostoc sp. UHCC 0702 DNA encoding:
- a CDS encoding CHAT domain-containing protein; the protein is MIYKKYRRLLIFIFSALLGLLSSLTIPAWSNSPNPQSPSPQSLAREGQQHYNAGDLEAAAKLWQAAAQAYQKMGDREGMSKSLINKSQALQDLGLYSKACKTLLQAFAIKNPDCSQTQIEQLHKTLAQQRDSLTLTQAIGLHSLGDVLRRQGLLAKSQEILQLSLSSISESSQKSAVLLSLGNTERALGSQIRDRWDYDMVTEIIDRQSVKDALAPYQQAFNYYIQATKVASAPPIPKIQAQLNHFQLLLEMQRWWRDQTNRRIASWSRFSESQLIQRAKDFVSGLELQLNQDAQALQNQIAPNLATLTPSRVAIYAQINFAESLIQSDQINKVEPLLENALQQARTLQDKRAETYALGYLGKVYLKQGQFAQATKLTQQALMLAQEENINGDAREITYLWQSQLGKLQRKQGDFKGAIAAYTAAFNTLQSLRSDLNANNQDVQFDFLQEVKPVYLELADLLLKSNLSDDELNSLIVPNPIITQEKSNTKKTQKRLELARQVIESLQLAELDNFFQDPCSEAANVAVQIDSIDSTAAVIYPIVLPDRLEVILSVSGKSLQEVVIPISEQEVNETLDRLYDYLDNVTINDSARNILSTSNPDPRELKSNLQTLLPTFGQIYNWLIKPFETQLNSNQIKNLVFVLNGRLQRVPIAALYDGQNYLIEKYSVALVPSLQLINPQQLKNKQMKVLAAGVSEQIQVQGEFFAALVNVPKELDQIKQTFPASHKLLNQDFTAKTIQKQLKLNFPVVHLATHGLFSSNPQKNFIITGDGQSISINELSALLKEPGKAIELLVLSACETATGDERAVLGLAGMAVRSGARSTVASLWPVGDASTAKFMGEFYQNLKKPGGKQADALRNAQVSLLESLKQNPPFPELKNLPPHPYYWAPYVLVGNWQ
- a CDS encoding filamentous hemagglutinin N-terminal domain-containing protein; the protein is MKQVPGQILITITATICYLIASPPARAQISPDNTLPSNVNQSGNNFEITGGAQVGNNLFHSFREFSVPTNGEAFFNNSSNITNIINRVTGGSISNIDGLIRNNYGANFILINPSGINFGANAQLNIGGSFLASTANSLKFADGVEFSATDSSVSPILTISAPIGLQFGQNPQAIRLQGQGHNISLESPIFSPFTRGNTTGLEVKPGNTLALVGGGIISEGGTLKAEGGRIDLGSVAGGLVSLNANGQGWNLNYEGVTNFQDIALSQKALIDTSGPGSGSIQLQGRNISITDGSVVLIQTQGAQSAGSINANASESLFLVGTTADGQISSNLFTETIGGGKSGDISVTTPRLVVQDGATISTATYTAAPGGNIDIKAADSLQVLGYSPFNPSRFSNITAATFGAGDAGTLTVSTQQLTALLGGNISSVTAGTGSGGNLTVNASKLVELIGVTPGVFTPSQITAGTGGPGKAGSVTINTQRLVIKDGGRVDASTLASGAAGSVTINAQEAVEVSGKVPGSVNPSLIISSANIVDPTLQQLLRLPPVPSGASGDVTINTGQLTVTDGAQITARNDGTGDAGTLRVNAGSIFLDKQGGITAFTRGGKGGNIDLQVENSLQLSGNSQISSDNFGVGAAGNLTIGTGKLTISDRSFLSAATFGDGSGGNIDIKAANSVEISGTGYEEFQQTFVVGALLGIVKPTDRGTGIFVGTVGAGTSGNLNLETPSLLMNNGAIIFNATFTEGVGGNVNINTSDLLQVNGSGILAGTIRGSTGSGGNIAIDTQQLALQDGGIIISATLGDGAGGNVEINAADTIQLQRTPPGAALLTGIYTNTTFGTGKGGDITINTGKVTAQGAVIASNTGASLPTGVIPLGGPGGNVVLNARESVEIAGVEPDTRFPSGLGSTGYSPSRSGNLTVSTKKLILRDGADASTATLNAGEGGTLTVNASESVELSGISIGNLTLGGLSAAAGRTNFPELEATGASGDINIFTDKLIIRDGARIDVESLGPGNAGNLRVVANSILLDNQGIISAATTSGEGGNIFLQTNSLLMRHNSQISATAGGSGNGGNINITGFSPANFVALLEGSKITADAVQGRGGNISINTRGFFVCPTCQITASSQLGIAGQISIVTPEAENNFEIVDLPQEVAKPEQVVAQACRATTTEDRSEFTITGRGGLPPRPSEQLSSVALIGFDAGVPTAAKEVQNSFQLPPAARGWYVNAQGVVVLASQTANPTPYNSGLGSSNCHGN
- a CDS encoding ShlB/FhaC/HecB family hemolysin secretion/activation protein, which produces MQEWSLKTAIKEILGGRWSVWGQRFFLSRCFTLMLLHLLCNTNSAWGQLIDPVTPEQPLPTPLPATTAPIPIPLTAPPTPEEVLDIPGSITVQKFEFVGNTAFSQQELNSAIADFTGKPITFSQLLKAANQITELYVRKGYITSGAYIPTQEFRSDIIKIQVVEGRLEDIQVNVIEGRLNANYVRSRIAIATTKPLNINRLQEALQLLQLNPLIASLDAELTAGTRPGVNSLTVTVKAAETFNTQLNINNNRNPSVGSFERGITLSEASLLGLGDKLSFAYKNTDGSNSFEGGYTLPVNPRNGSIGFNFRVVNNKIIEPPFNDLDIGVNSREFQLSFRQPVLQRATPEISEELTLSLTAARRLSNSSIRGVDFPLFPGADNQGETRISELSFAQEWLQRSRQEVLAARSELNLGIGAFDATINNNEPDSRYFLWRGQLIYLRLLGQTKEQGVIAPTLLLRSNVQLATNSLLSIEQFSLGGQGTVRGYRQDTLLADNGIFASAELRLPILRFREVQGTLQVAPFIDVGTVWNTGRENSQSNTLVGSGLALLWQMGDTFTARLDWGIPLVDIDTNKRTWQENGVYFQLEYKAF